One part of the Marinobacterium rhizophilum genome encodes these proteins:
- a CDS encoding RDD family protein: MHIPFSNGRTAIRPAGLVRRLLAMLYDCLLIIALWMVLGGIGVAMNHGEAVEGPLFNSVLFVSGYLFFAYFWTRSGQTLGMMAWNLRVETAAGGRISWTQALIRFLFAIPSLLLLGAGYWWILLSDERLSWNDRVSDTRVVQLEKLKKN, from the coding sequence ATGCATATCCCCTTTTCCAACGGGCGCACGGCCATCAGGCCCGCCGGGCTGGTGCGCCGACTGCTGGCCATGCTATACGATTGCCTGCTGATCATCGCGCTCTGGATGGTGCTGGGCGGCATCGGCGTGGCCATGAATCATGGCGAAGCGGTGGAAGGCCCCCTGTTCAACTCGGTGCTCTTCGTGTCCGGCTACCTGTTCTTCGCCTACTTCTGGACCCGCAGCGGCCAGACCCTGGGCATGATGGCGTGGAACCTGCGCGTCGAGACCGCCGCCGGCGGTCGTATCAGCTGGACCCAGGCGCTGATTCGCTTCCTGTTTGCCATTCCGTCGCTGCTGCTGCTCGGTGCCGGCTACTGGTGGATACTGCTGAGCGACGAACGGCTCAGCTGGAATGATCGTGTCTCGGACACCCGCGTGGTACAGCTCGAGAAACTGAAGAAAAACTAG
- a CDS encoding tetratricopeptide repeat protein — MSKRTLLAAAGLLLGLYNTPLLAADLGEASKAFENKDYSAALDALEPLGKEGNPDALSMLGQMYENGWGVDKDLERAASLFKRGANQGHLESVNGLRRIKNTEYQKELKSIRLSAEAGDAHAQNRLGEMYEFGYGLERDPNQAYDWYLRAAEQNLVAAEHNIGRCYNFGTGVAQDFVQAELWYRKAAKQGHMDAMFFLGTLYSNNHGQDQSINTNVMAYAWMHNSAQLGNATAAAIEKRLLMKLDESQTQAAKNLAEEYLDQYVRPFK; from the coding sequence ATGAGCAAAAGAACACTCCTTGCCGCCGCCGGCCTGCTACTGGGTCTGTACAATACACCGCTGCTGGCAGCGGACCTGGGCGAGGCCAGCAAGGCCTTTGAAAACAAGGACTACAGCGCCGCGCTCGATGCCCTGGAACCGCTGGGCAAGGAAGGCAATCCCGATGCCCTGAGCATGCTCGGGCAGATGTATGAAAACGGCTGGGGCGTGGACAAGGATCTGGAGAGAGCCGCCTCCCTGTTCAAGCGTGGCGCCAACCAGGGCCACCTGGAAAGCGTAAACGGCCTGCGCCGGATCAAGAACACCGAGTACCAGAAAGAGCTGAAAAGCATACGCCTGAGCGCCGAAGCCGGCGATGCCCATGCCCAGAACCGCCTGGGCGAGATGTACGAGTTCGGCTACGGCCTGGAGCGTGACCCCAACCAGGCCTACGACTGGTACCTGCGCGCGGCCGAACAGAACCTGGTGGCGGCAGAACATAACATTGGCCGCTGCTACAACTTCGGCACCGGCGTCGCCCAGGATTTTGTCCAGGCCGAGCTCTGGTATCGCAAGGCCGCCAAGCAGGGGCACATGGATGCCATGTTCTTCCTCGGCACCCTGTACTCCAACAACCACGGCCAGGACCAGAGCATCAACACCAACGTCATGGCCTACGCCTGGATGCACAACTCGGCGCAACTGGGCAACGCCACCGCCGCCGCCATCGAAAAGCGCCTGCTGATGAAGCTCGACGAATCCCAGACCCAGGCGGCCAAGAACCTGGCTGAAGAATACCTCGACCAGTACGTGCGCCCCTTCAAGTAA
- the gloA gene encoding lactoylglutathione lyase gives MRILHTMLRVTDLQKSISFYTELMGMRLLRRKDYPEGKFTLAFLGYGDESDTTVLELTHNWDTSSYELGTAYGHIAIEVDDVYEACDNIKTRGGQVVREAGPMKGGTSILAFVKDPDGYMIELLDPRRLD, from the coding sequence ATGCGAATTTTACACACCATGTTGCGGGTTACCGACCTGCAGAAATCAATCTCCTTCTATACCGAGCTGATGGGCATGCGATTGCTGCGTCGCAAGGACTATCCCGAAGGCAAATTCACCCTCGCCTTCCTCGGCTACGGCGATGAATCCGATACCACCGTGCTCGAGCTGACCCACAACTGGGACACCTCCAGCTACGAGCTGGGCACCGCCTACGGCCATATCGCCATCGAAGTCGATGACGTCTACGAGGCCTGCGACAACATCAAGACCAGGGGTGGTCAGGTAGTGCGCGAAGCCGGCCCCATGAAAGGCGGCACCAGCATTCTGGCCTTCGTCAAGGACCCCGACGGCTACATGATCGAACTGCTGGATCCCAGGCGCCTCGACTAG